Sequence from the Luteibacter aegosomaticola genome:
GACCGATAACGCCGGCGGCATCGCCGAGATGGCCGAACTCCCGGCCGAGGTCCGCGGCGTCACCGATCCGCTGGATGCGGTGGGCAACACCACCAAGGCCGTGACCAAGGGCTATGCCATCGGCTCGGCCGGCCTCGCGGCGCTCGTGCTGTTCGCCGACTACACGCACAACCTCAGCGTCCACTTCGGCGGTGCGGAGGTGCGCTTCGATCTTTCCAACCACTACGTGATCATCGGCCTGCTCATCGGCGGCCTGATCCCCTATCTCTTCGCCGCCATGGCGATGGAGGCGGTGGGCCGCGCAGCGGGCGCCGTCGTGGAAGAAGTCCGCCGCCAGTTCCGTGAGATCAAGGGCATCATGGAAGGGACCACGAAGCCGGATTACTCGCGCGCCGTGGACCTGCTCACCCGCTCGGCGATCCGCGAGATGCTGGTGCCGTCGCTGCTCCCTGTGCTCGTGCCGGTGGTCGTCATCTTCGGCTTCAAATGGCTCGGCGGCCCCGAAGCCGGCGCGCAGGCGCTGGGCGGCGTGCTGATCGGCACCATCGTCACCGGCCTGTTCGTGGCCATTTCCATGACCACCGGCGGTGGCGCGTGGGATAACGCGAAGAAGTACATCGAGGATGGCCACTTCGGCGGCAAGGGTTCCGACGCGCACAAGGCCGCGGTCACCGGCGATACCGTGGGTGATCCGTACAAGGACACCGCCGGCCCTGCGGTGAATCCGCTGATCAAGATCATCAACATCGTGGCGTTGTTGTTGATCCCGTTGCTGTAAGCCGGCCCCGGTAGGAGCCCACCCTGTGGTCGACATCTTTCGCGATAACGCCGCAGGACCCTGTGGCTCTTCCGCGAACGGCGTCGCCCACAGGGTGGGCTCCTACCCGAACGGCGTCGCCCACAGGGTGGGCTCCTACCGGGGGAGCGCATAGGTAAGAGGTCATGGGCCGGAGGGTGGCCCCGCTGGGGTATGGTCCCGGGGAGCTTATTCGCCCCAAGGACACCCACCCATGCACAGACGCTGGATTGCGCTGGCCATCGCCCTTACCTTCAGTGGCATGACCCAGGCTAACGAACCGACCAAGACCCCCGCCGCCCCGGCCGCCCAGGCCGCTGGCGATGACGAAAACCTCTGGCTTGATGACATCGACGGCGCGAAGCCGCTCGCATGGGTGAAGGACGAAAACGCGAAGACGGTGGCGAAGTACGCCGAATCGCAGGAGTTCAAGACCCTGGACGCCCGCATCCTCGAGATGCTGGATTCCGATGCGAAGATCCCGATGGTCAACAAGATTGGGGATCACTTCTACAACCTGTGGCGCGACAAGGCGAACCCGAAGGGTCTCTGGCGCCGCACCACGCTGGCTGAGTACCGCAAGGACAAGCCCGCCTGGGAAACCGTGATCGATCTCGACGCCCTCTCCGCGGCCGAGAAGGAAAACTGGGTGTGGCACGGCGTCAGCTGCCTGAAGCCCGACGATCGCCTGTGCCTGGTCTCGCTGTCGCGCGGCGGCGCCGATGCCGACGTGATCCGCGAATTCGATCTGCAGACGAAGACGTTCGTCAAAGACGGCTTCAGCCTGCCGGAAGCCAAGAGCCAGGTCGCCTGGATCGATAAGGATCATCTCTTCGTCGCCACCGATTTCGGCGCCGGCTCGATGACCGATTCGAGCTACCCGCGCATCGTGAAGGAATGGAAGCGCGGCACGCCGCTCGCCTCCGCCACCACGGTGTACGAAGGCAAGAAGACCGACATGTCGATCTCCGCCTACCGCGACCTCACGCCCGGCTTCGAGCGCGAGTTCGTGCAGCGTGCGCTGGAGTTCTACAGCAGCGAAACCTTCGTCCGCGGCAAGGACGGCAAGCTCACCAAGATCGATGTCCCGAACGATGCCGAGACCGATGTCGAGCGCGAGTGGCTGCTGATCGAACCGCGCACCGACTGGAAGGTGGGCGGCACCACGTACCCCTCGGGTTCGCTGCTGGTCACGAAGTTTGACGACTACATGGCGGGCAAGCGCGACATCACCGTGCTGTTCGCACCGGATGCGCACACCTCGCTCGCCAGCCATTCGTGGACGAAGAACCACCTCATCCTGAATCTCATGCGCGACGTGGTGAGCCAGATCCAGGTGCTCACGCCCGCCGCGAACGGCCCGTGGAAGAGCGAATCGCTCGGCGGCGCACCGGCGCTTTCGACCATGGCCGCCAGTGGCATCGATGCCGATGAGGGCGATGACTACTTCCTCACTGTCTCTGGCTTCCTCCAGCCGACCACGCTGTACCACGGCGTGCTGGGCAAGGAAGGCCAGGAAGCGCTGAAGCACACGCCTACCTTCTTCGATGCCTCGAAGTTCGTGGTGACCCAGCACTTCGCCACCTCGAAGGATGGCACCAAGGTGCCGTACTTCGAGATCGCCCCGAAGGCCATGAAGGCCGATGGCAACAACCCCACCCTGGTCTACGGTTACGGCGGCTTCGAGATTTCGCTGCAGCCGGCGTACCTGGCAGGGCCGGGCCGCTCGTGGCTGGAGAAGGGCGGCGTCTACGTCATCGCCAATATCCGCGGCGGCGGCGAGTACGGCCCGCGCTGGCACCAGGCGGCGCTGAAGGCCAACCGCCCGCGCGCCTACGAGGATTTCGCGGCGGTCTCGCAGGACCTGATCGATCGCAAGATCACCACCCCGAAGCACATGGGCATGATGGGCGGCAGCAACGGCGGCCTGCTGGCCGGCAACATGCTGACCAAGTACCCCCAGCTCTACGGGGCGGTGGTGAGTCAGGTGGCCCTGCTGGACATGAAGCGCTACCCGCACATGTCGGCCGGCGCCTCGTGGATGGCTGAGTACGGCGACCCGGACAAGCCGGCGGAGTGGAAGTACATCCAGACCTTCTCCCCGTACCACAACCTGCACAAGGGCACCCACTACCCGGCCGTGCTGTTCACCACTTCCACCCGGGATGACCGCGTGGGCCCGGTGCACGCCCGCAAGATGGCCGCCCGCATGCAGGCCATGGGCTTCGATGCCAGCTTCTACGAGAACATCGAAGGCGGCCACGGCGCCGCGGCGGACAACAAGCAGGCCGCCTTCATGAGCGCCCTGGCCTATATCTACCTGTGGGACCACCTGAAATAAGGCCCCGAGGCCTACCCCGGTAGGAGCCCACCCTGTGGGCGACATCTTTCGCCCCACCGCCACAGGCCCTGTGGCGAGACCAAGGTAGGAGCCCACCCTGTGGGCGACATCTTTCGCCCCACCGCCACAGGCCCTGTGGCCTCACCGCGAAAGGCGTCGCCCACAGGGTGGGCTCCTACCGGTCCCTGAACGGCCTCGGGGGCGGGCCCGCACCCCCTCCCCCCGCGTTCTTGTATCCTTGTGGGCTGCTCCAATAACCCAACTGCATCAAGGAACGCCCATGGGCCTGCACCTCGTCCCCGCCGGCAAGAATGTGCCGGACGAAATCAACGTCATCATCGAAATCCCCAAGGACGCCGAGCCGGTCAAGTACGAAGTGGACAAGGACAGCGGCGCGATCTTCGTCGACCGCATCCTCTCCACCCCGATGCGCTACCCGTGCAACTACGGCTACGTGCCGGGCACCCTGGGTGGCGACGGCGATCCGCTCGACGCCCTGGTGATCCTGCCCCTGTCGCTGGTGCCGGGCTCGGTCATCCGCTGCCACCCGGTCGGCATGCTCAAGATGTCGGACGAAGCCGGCGCCGATGAGAAGCTGGTCGTGGTCCCGGTCGAGAAGGTGTTCGCTGGCTACGGCCACATCCGCGATATCAAGCAGGTGTCGGGCCACTGGCTCGAGCGCATCGGCCACTTCTTCGAGCACTACAAGGATCTCGAGAAGGGCAAGTGGGTCAAGGTCGATGGCTGGGTCGGCGCCGACGAGGCGAAGTCTGAAATCATCGCCG
This genomic interval carries:
- a CDS encoding prolyl oligopeptidase family serine peptidase yields the protein MHRRWIALAIALTFSGMTQANEPTKTPAAPAAQAAGDDENLWLDDIDGAKPLAWVKDENAKTVAKYAESQEFKTLDARILEMLDSDAKIPMVNKIGDHFYNLWRDKANPKGLWRRTTLAEYRKDKPAWETVIDLDALSAAEKENWVWHGVSCLKPDDRLCLVSLSRGGADADVIREFDLQTKTFVKDGFSLPEAKSQVAWIDKDHLFVATDFGAGSMTDSSYPRIVKEWKRGTPLASATTVYEGKKTDMSISAYRDLTPGFEREFVQRALEFYSSETFVRGKDGKLTKIDVPNDAETDVEREWLLIEPRTDWKVGGTTYPSGSLLVTKFDDYMAGKRDITVLFAPDAHTSLASHSWTKNHLILNLMRDVVSQIQVLTPAANGPWKSESLGGAPALSTMAASGIDADEGDDYFLTVSGFLQPTTLYHGVLGKEGQEALKHTPTFFDASKFVVTQHFATSKDGTKVPYFEIAPKAMKADGNNPTLVYGYGGFEISLQPAYLAGPGRSWLEKGGVYVIANIRGGGEYGPRWHQAALKANRPRAYEDFAAVSQDLIDRKITTPKHMGMMGGSNGGLLAGNMLTKYPQLYGAVVSQVALLDMKRYPHMSAGASWMAEYGDPDKPAEWKYIQTFSPYHNLHKGTHYPAVLFTTSTRDDRVGPVHARKMAARMQAMGFDASFYENIEGGHGAAADNKQAAFMSALAYIYLWDHLK
- the ppa gene encoding inorganic diphosphatase, whose product is MGLHLVPAGKNVPDEINVIIEIPKDAEPVKYEVDKDSGAIFVDRILSTPMRYPCNYGYVPGTLGGDGDPLDALVILPLSLVPGSVIRCHPVGMLKMSDEAGADEKLVVVPVEKVFAGYGHIRDIKQVSGHWLERIGHFFEHYKDLEKGKWVKVDGWVGADEAKSEIIAGIERYKASK